One Candidatus Aminicenantes bacterium genomic window carries:
- a CDS encoding 23S rRNA (pseudouridine(1915)-N(3))-methyltransferase RlmH, translating into MQIKLLWPGRAKLPGIPELQAHYLKRITDLMPTRLIETSAAKGLDEKAAKKILEIEAAGLEKQIKDDYIVTLFDRGREMSSPELARFFEGRAVAGTRSVAFLVGGFLGLAPRLLERADLCLSLSRMTYSHELCRLVLMEQIFRALSLMKGRPYAK; encoded by the coding sequence GTGCAAATCAAGCTGTTGTGGCCGGGCCGGGCCAAGCTGCCGGGCATCCCCGAGCTCCAGGCTCATTACCTCAAACGCATCACCGACCTCATGCCGACCCGCTTGATCGAGACGTCGGCGGCCAAGGGCCTGGACGAAAAGGCGGCCAAAAAAATCCTGGAAATCGAGGCCGCGGGTCTTGAAAAGCAGATCAAAGACGATTATATTGTCACCCTCTTTGACCGAGGCCGCGAGATGAGCTCGCCCGAGCTGGCCCGGTTTTTCGAGGGGCGCGCCGTCGCGGGGACCCGGTCGGTAGCCTTCCTGGTGGGGGGCTTCCTGGGGTTGGCGCCGCGCCTGCTGGAAAGGGCCGACTTGTGTTTGTCCTTGTCTCGCATGACATATTCGCACGAGCTCTGCCGTCTCGTACTGATGGAACAAATCTTCCGAGCGCTTTCGCTCATGAAAGGGAGACCGTATGCTAAATAA
- a CDS encoding TraR/DksA C4-type zinc finger protein has product MLNKKPVLTKKEIEEYRKKLADRRNDLVNKLSEFRNESKQVETDIAQDLADKAESSYTKEFLLSMSDAERDELLQIDAALKRIDKREFGNCLMCQKEIGKKRLSHLPWAPLCIECEEKAETECA; this is encoded by the coding sequence ATGCTAAATAAGAAGCCGGTCCTGACCAAGAAAGAGATTGAGGAATACCGCAAGAAGCTGGCCGACCGCCGCAACGATCTCGTCAACAAGCTGAGCGAATTCCGGAACGAAAGCAAACAGGTCGAGACGGATATCGCCCAGGACCTGGCCGACAAGGCCGAGAGCTCCTACACCAAGGAATTCCTGCTCAGCATGTCCGACGCCGAAAGGGACGAGCTGCTTCAGATCGATGCCGCCCTGAAGCGCATCGACAAGCGCGAATTCGGAAACTGCCTAATGTGCCAGAAAGAAATCGGCAAGAAACGGTTGAGCCATCTGCCCTGGGCGCCCCTATGCATCGAATGCGAGGAAAAGGCCGAGACGGAGTGCGCCTGA
- a CDS encoding ComF family protein has translation MRLTGRLGARLLELLVFPSACRLCGRLLDGPGERVLCPDCISGLSPLHGPVCPSCGRGFGAAVDPHLCGDCLVSPPPFSRHRSAGLYGGTLKEALLLFKFRKYRPLAKPLGSFVASALRGEEALWEDGVFVPVPLHKKRRRQRGFNQAEALAGELSRLTGRPVETRALRRMADIPPQTRLGKAERRANVRGAFKVVRPDRIRGRVIVLVDDVFTTGSTLGECARELRRAGAADVRAVTIAQA, from the coding sequence GTGCGCCTGACCGGAAGGTTGGGAGCGCGCCTCCTCGAATTGCTTGTCTTCCCTTCCGCCTGCCGCCTGTGCGGCCGTTTACTGGATGGGCCTGGCGAGCGCGTGCTCTGCCCGGACTGTATATCCGGCTTGTCGCCGCTCCATGGCCCGGTTTGCCCGTCCTGCGGCCGAGGTTTCGGCGCCGCGGTCGATCCCCATCTTTGCGGCGACTGCCTGGTATCCCCGCCCCCGTTTTCGCGGCACCGCTCGGCCGGGCTTTACGGCGGAACCCTGAAAGAAGCGCTGCTCCTGTTCAAATTCCGCAAATACCGGCCGCTGGCCAAGCCGCTGGGCTCGTTTGTCGCTTCCGCTCTGCGCGGGGAAGAGGCCCTCTGGGAGGATGGCGTCTTCGTCCCCGTGCCGCTTCACAAAAAGCGGCGGCGGCAGCGGGGCTTCAACCAGGCCGAAGCCTTGGCCGGGGAATTGAGCCGGCTGACGGGACGGCCCGTCGAGACCCGGGCCCTGCGGCGGATGGCCGATATCCCGCCGCAGACGAGGCTGGGGAAGGCCGAACGCCGGGCCAATGTCCGGGGGGCGTTTAAAGTCGTGCGGCCGGACCGGATCCGCGGCCGCGTCATCGTGCTCGTGGACGACGTCTTCACGACGGGCTCGACCCTGGGCGAGTGCGCCCGCGAGCTGCGGCGGGCGGGCGCGGCCGACGTTCGCGCCGTGACCATCGCCCAGGCCTGA
- a CDS encoding Hsp20/alpha crystallin family protein has translation MAIIRWDPFRDMVTLRERMNRAFEDVFAGRGEDKELTPSAWAPSVDIYETENELVLTAEVPGIAEKDIEIRIEDNTLQLKGERKFEKETKEENYHRIERSYGSFYRAFTMPNSIDPESIKAEYENGVLRITMPKRQELKPRTVKIVTPAEKK, from the coding sequence ATGGCTATTATTCGTTGGGATCCCTTCCGGGATATGGTCACGCTGCGCGAAAGGATGAATCGGGCGTTTGAAGACGTTTTCGCCGGCCGCGGCGAGGACAAAGAGCTGACGCCCAGCGCTTGGGCTCCGTCCGTGGACATCTACGAGACAGAGAACGAGCTCGTCCTGACGGCCGAAGTCCCCGGCATCGCCGAGAAGGACATCGAGATCCGGATCGAGGACAACACCCTTCAGCTGAAGGGCGAGCGGAAGTTCGAGAAGGAAACCAAGGAGGAGAACTACCACCGCATCGAGCGGTCCTACGGCTCCTTCTACCGGGCCTTCACCATGCCCAACTCGATCGACCCCGAATCCATCAAGGCCGAGTACGAGAACGGCGTCCTGCGGATCACGATGCCCAAGCGGCAGGAGCTCAAGCCCCGCACCGTCAAGATCGTCACCCCCGCCGAGAAGAAGTAA
- the rsmI gene encoding 16S rRNA (cytidine(1402)-2'-O)-methyltransferase produces the protein MAGTLFVVATPIGNLEDVTFRALRILKEAAAIACEDTRRTALLLARYEIKNRLISHYQPREGARIPMLIGLLKEGKDVALVSDAGTPAISDPGFRLVREAVREGLRVVPIPGPSAVTTALCAAGLPTHRFLFAGFPPPKSEGLRKALVALAEQDATLIFYLPGRKIEAFLEAVQKTLGDRPVVIARELTKIYEEFLRGSASELATQTKGRVFKGELTVLVGGKTRE, from the coding sequence ATGGCCGGAACCCTGTTCGTCGTCGCAACCCCCATCGGGAACCTGGAAGACGTCACCTTCCGGGCCCTCCGGATTCTCAAGGAGGCGGCGGCGATTGCCTGCGAGGACACCCGCCGGACGGCGCTTCTGCTGGCCCGCTACGAGATCAAGAACCGCCTCATCAGCCATTACCAACCGCGTGAAGGGGCCCGCATCCCGATGCTGATCGGCCTGCTGAAAGAAGGCAAGGACGTGGCCCTCGTCTCGGATGCCGGGACGCCGGCCATCTCCGATCCGGGCTTCCGGCTGGTGCGGGAGGCCGTCCGCGAGGGTTTGCGGGTGGTTCCGATTCCCGGCCCCTCGGCCGTCACCACGGCGCTCTGCGCCGCGGGCCTGCCCACCCATAGATTCCTATTCGCCGGCTTCCCGCCGCCGAAGTCCGAGGGGCTTCGCAAAGCCTTGGTCGCCTTGGCCGAACAGGACGCGACGCTGATCTTTTATTTGCCCGGCCGCAAGATCGAAGCGTTTCTTGAAGCCGTCCAGAAAACCCTCGGCGACCGGCCGGTCGTCATCGCCCGCGAATTGACCAAGATCTATGAGGAGTTCCTCCGCGGATCAGCCTCCGAATTGGCCACCCAAACCAAGGGGCGCGTCTTTAAGGGAGAGCTGACCGTCCTCGTAGGCGGAAAAACCAGGGAATAA
- a CDS encoding NAD+ synthase has protein sequence MTINAPFAVKILTAFIRDELAKFGFAKGVLGLSGGLDSSVCAALAVRALGPSNVLGLMMPYSASFTADLDDAGLLAKHLGIAAETIDIRPMVDAYFERRPTDDRVRRGNKMARERMSILYDVSARDHSLILGTSNKTELLIGYGTIHGDMACAINPMGDLYKTQVRQLAAHLEIPEQIQAKKPTAGLWAGQTDEDELGLTYAEIDEILFKLVDERERREDLLAAGAAAKKVDRVLALIKGSEFKRQLPPIAKISARTIGHDFLYPYDWER, from the coding sequence ATGACGATTAACGCTCCGTTCGCAGTCAAAATCCTAACGGCTTTCATCCGGGACGAGCTGGCCAAATTCGGCTTCGCCAAGGGCGTGCTGGGGCTGTCGGGCGGACTGGATTCGTCCGTCTGCGCCGCCTTGGCGGTTCGGGCCCTAGGACCGTCCAATGTCCTGGGCCTGATGATGCCCTACAGCGCAAGCTTCACCGCCGACCTGGACGACGCGGGCCTCTTGGCGAAGCATCTCGGCATCGCCGCCGAGACGATCGATATCCGGCCCATGGTCGACGCCTACTTCGAGCGGAGGCCGACCGACGACAGGGTCCGCCGCGGCAACAAGATGGCCCGCGAGCGGATGTCCATCCTCTATGATGTCTCGGCCCGCGATCATTCCCTGATCCTGGGCACAAGCAACAAAACCGAGCTCCTGATCGGCTACGGCACGATCCACGGCGATATGGCCTGCGCCATCAACCCCATGGGAGACCTGTACAAAACCCAGGTCCGCCAGCTCGCGGCCCATCTCGAGATCCCGGAACAAATCCAGGCCAAGAAGCCCACGGCCGGCTTGTGGGCCGGACAAACGGACGAGGACGAGCTCGGCTTGACCTACGCCGAGATCGACGAGATCCTCTTCAAGCTGGTCGACGAGCGGGAGCGCCGCGAGGATCTTCTGGCCGCGGGCGCGGCGGCCAAGAAGGTGGACCGAGTGCTGGCCCTGATCAAGGGGTCCGAGTTCAAGCGGCAGCTACCGCCGATCGCCAAGATCTCGGCCCGCACGATCGGCCACGATTTTCTCTACCCCTACGACTGGGAGCGCTGA